The window TTTaaaatacaacaaaaaaattattattagtcGTCCTTGCCTTCTTTTTTTGTACAAATATTATACATAAACAGAATACGATACATACATTacgaattaaaagaaaaatctgtCGTCTGTGGTCgtggaattattttcatatttcttaATAATACTTTTTGCATTCATGAGccgaatttcataaaaattggcAGTGCgaaataatttgattaatggcgattaatatttttaggggagagaattatttttctatcctAGAATGATTAATGGTTATGGCACCCTGTagtctttaattaatttacgtAATTCGATTGAAAAGTGTTGCAACAGGATAAGTCCGACttcagagaattattttcctcTCGAAGAGGATTGTGTTGAACACCCTTTGACTCCTTTAttcctatttatttttaataataaggtctaaaaaaattcgaaaattcagATTTATAATGTAGCAATGAATCAATAGTTGATAAATACCTCTAATAGCCTTATCCTGTTCAACGAATGCGTTTTTGGGATCAAAAACTTTGATACAAATTGCACAGGAATCTCAACGCTCCTTCATGTCGCGTACAAAATCagcgatatatattttttcgtcaAGAGGAGACCGCGATTGAAATCTAAAATTCCTATAGACTATTTATTGTTTTCATGAGGCTGGATATCGCGTCAGAGGACCCACTTCAACATTTTACCTCTCTAAGACTTCTTTTTCatgactaaaaaaataaaaattaaattttttcccaccaagtgagacaaaaaaattaacgaaatcGATTCCAAATTCCACTGCGGTCACCTCTTATCTCAGAATGTGCGTATAAAATATCTCGATGTATAGCACAATCGAGCGATacaaatcgatgaaaaaaattaatattaatcctATTATAATCGTGGAAGCAGCCTTTGGTTAAATGCCACATTCAGGTAAAAAACCACAAAGTCCATGTGTAATCTTCTCTCCATTCTCTCTTCAGAGACAAATAACGAGAATATAATGTAATACGATATATCTTTATCACAATTAACAGAGTATACATAGACGTAATTAATGGCCTTTGTGCAGACACTGGAGATGAGACTATTTCCTTGAAACGCTGTGTGGGCtgtcttaaaaattatttcgaaagTGGAAACAAACTGTCATGTACATTTttacacgttttttttttgttcactgTACTGTGGTGAAAACTATTCGTTTGATCGtcaccattttttatttacacgcTAATTATTTACAATGCATCATGCTGCATTattctgtttttttataaactacTCGCAGAATGTGCGGCATGATCACTAGGCACTTGAGGCACAACTTCTTCTTCCCTTTGTACAAAACTCTAATTCAACTATAAAACAGATATTTGCACTTTTCTAAATGCGTTTTGTTTGATAGACCTGTCGTATCTTTGTACGAAGGTCATaagtatgaaaaaatttaatgggaaAAAGTTTCGAGgtctgtggaatttttttttcgagttctGAAGTGCAGAACTccaattttttgaagttccAATTTTTCGGCTGAATAATTCccctcattaaattttttcacactcAATGTAGCACCGATtctgattaaaataaaacttaaAGCTAATGGAGGCCCTCATTTAAATAtcgaataattgaatttttgcgtgattttttcttttaaattggtgaacattaaaaatttgatgaaaccCATTAGACACGATTTTCTTTCCCACAAAAATCCGTCAGTTCTAGTGTAgtttattttccattgtttgaaaaatgagaACAACGTATCTAATATTGTTCATTGAATCTTCACATCGAATACTAAGAAATCCccaattcattattttgattCACTTAATACTTTCTCGCGAGGAAGAGCAaaacgaaaattaaatttcgatgGTTTTTTATGCGTTAATAAAATCCTACCCGATCATCGTACATCCCTTACGGCGCTGGAGATGGTGGAGGTGGAAGTGGACTGAAGTATGTCGAAGACCTCGAGCTCGGAGATGGTGGACAGCTGTAGGCTGTGTCACTGTGGTACACAGATCTCGGCGTTGGTGGTGGTGGGCCTGGCTCACTTTCGTACCTGTACCGAGCTAGCTGAGGATAATTGCTGTCTGACTCGTCGCAGACGTCGGTACTACAGGGGGTGGGAGGTGGGGGCTGATTTATACTGCGGTAGTAGCGATAGGGGCGATAACGAGAGGCATTGCTGCTCGAGCAACGAGTCGAGTTTGCGGTGGTTGCTGGACTTGGTGGGGGATTGAGAGTCTCCTGAGGGTAACCCCCAGCTGAACTACCCCTAGTTGAACTTGACGCACCTATAAAAATCAAGAGAAACTGAtgttttttcgagggggaaaataaattctttttcgcggtattaaaaaaaactatttaataaattagttTAGATCCTCCCCTAAAATCGAAAGATCATTCCAAAAAATTACCTGTAATGTGACTGCGATCATAGCTGGAGCCAATGCTACTAGCCGTGAGGGAAGACATCCTCATGGTTTTGAGTCCAGCCTTGAGATCCTTCACTCCGTTCTTGTGCATCAAAACTGGTTTACCAGACCTCCCAGGTTTGGGTGACAGTGGATCTCCAGCGGAGTCATGAAGACATATATCCGGTAGTTCATCATTCCCCGCAATCTTCTTCCTACAGTAGTAATACCCGAGTACCGCAGTAGACAGTACTCCAACGAGTACCAACACAACAATAAGATAAGCCGATTTCCCCGTCTCCACAGCAGCGCCAATCTCCTGTCTTCGATTATTCGTGGATGTGCATGCATGGGCTGATTCATCGCTTCCATCAGCGCAATTCTCCCACCCATCGCACAATGCACTCCCAGCAATACACGCCAGAGTAACAGCGCACTTAAATTGTCCAGGTTGACAGCAGTGAGCCTCGTCAAAGCCATCTTGACATTGTGGTGTGCCATCGCACACCCAGGAGACATCGATGCACTGTCCACTCTGGCATCTGAACTGATCCTGTCCACAAGCAGGACAGCCAAGCTCATCACTACCATCAGAACAATCAGGCTGTCCATCGCACTTCCACGTCGCTGGTATGCAATCCTTGGCAAGGGCTGATGCGGAGTCAGCGCAAGTGAAGTGATCAGCACCGCAAGCTGGTGCTGCCCTGCAGGTTCTACCGTCCTCGGCGAGAACGAGAAACAGAGGACAAGAACATCTGACACTGGCTCCACTGCCGATGCAAAAGTGGGAGCACCCACCGTAATCCCTGAAGGGGCTGCAGACATGAGACTCCATAACGTGATCGTCAGGTGTTCTCACTGTCACAAGATCAGAAAGTGGTTTGTTCATCATCATTCGTCTGTTGGCCCCTGTGCTCTTGTTCACTCTTTCCACCACTTGATTCTCACGATTGAACCAGTAGAGATGATCATTCAGGGTCGCCAGGTAGGCGATTGAACCCTGTTCCTCAACGGAAACGAGTGCACGACGATTTTTACCATCGATATCGCAAAATTCTATTTGTCTACCATGTGCCCAGAAAATTTGATCTGTCGCTGTGTCAACGACCAGCGCCGTTGGTTGGCTCAAATCCGTAGCGATTATTATTCGATCTTTTCCATCCATACTACTCTGCATGACTTTCATCTTACCACCGATGTCCGTCCAGAAGAGAAGACGTTTCTCAGGATGAACAGCTATATTTCTGGGCTTCTCACCGTCTCCCTGAACGACAACACCCAGAGACGAGCCATTGTCCAATCGGGTGACATTTATAGCGTCACACTCTGAGCACGACCAAAAAAGAAGACGACCAAGGGGATCGAGAGCAAGATCAAAGGGATGTGAACCCGTACCACCCGGAATTACTACTGATGCGTGTGTTCGATTTTCTAAGGCTTTACGGACTGACATTGTACGTCCGTCTATCCAGTAGATGTGTTGGGTTATTGGATCGAATTCTATTGATCTTACATTACGTATACCTTGAACACGGAGGACAACGTCCGGGCAATCGTCAATGTCGGGAAGAAGGCGGCCCATTACATTGCGCAGACTGTAGACCATAAAGTTCCGAGGGGCTaaaagagaaattttcattactttATAAATGAAGACCTTTGAAAGatgttttatttatgttttttattataagGAACCCTCTGGTTTCAGAATTGACTActagaatattttaataaataaatctaaCATTTCTCTATCTTCAGTATCAGAGTATTTTAGAAACATTTGTCTGCAATGCATTcgtcagatgaaaaaataaaacaataatgCCTCTAGATAACGTCTGGCTCTCTTCATACAAGAAAAACCCCCCTTTCTCTCTCCTGAATTTACCCCCAAGATTAAACAATAGCAGTAGAAAAACCAACTCTCCCCTGAATGGCCATTAAAATAACTCCAGTGCCTGAAAGAACTCACCAATACATGTTTTATTATCCGCTGCGAGGTTGTAGTGAGTCGGGCAGGTGCACCTGTGCGATTGAGAAGGATTGCCGTTGGAGTCAGGCAGTGCAATGCAAATATCACTGCACTCGCCATTATTAACAGCACAAGGATTCCATCCAGCCTGTCTCGAAGCATGAAACACGAGAATATCAGTGACGGATTCGAgtttattatgaattttcgTACGATTGGCCCCAGTTGTCTTATTCGCCCTCTCAATATCCCCAGTATTCCAATCAGTCCAGTAGATGTAATCCAAATACTGAGTGATACCAAATGGATATACAATATCCTGCTTGATGACAGCTCGTCTCTTAGACGTTTTCAGGTCAAAAGAATCGATGGCCGGAGTGAACAGATCCGCCCAATACAATTTATTGGCTGAATGATCAATGGTTAATCCATGAGTCCTCCCAATATTGGAGATCATCACTTGTCTTGCAGTTCCATCCAATCCAGCCCTCTCAATACTTCCCGACTTTCCCCACTCACTCCAGTACATGTG of the Diachasmimorpha longicaudata isolate KC_UGA_2023 chromosome 13, iyDiaLong2, whole genome shotgun sequence genome contains:
- the LOC135168698 gene encoding low-density lipoprotein receptor-related protein 6, which gives rise to MMALRRFRGALAACILCTLAASFAHGSPTLLFTTTKDIRVANTSRGNKVITVVKDLNQGAALDFFWERRLVCWSDSGLEMIQCVKTNGTHSGERITVANSSLISPDGLACDWYTGKLYWTDGEKNRIEVTSIDDDKQRKVLFWTDISEPRAIALVPMRSIMFWTDWGDVPKIERSSMDGNPSSRRVIVSDDIIWPNGLTIDYDNELVYWADGKLKFIAVMDYNGKNRRKIVTEGLAYPFAISFFDQKLYWTDWKTFCIHSHEIRSSTSQSSPRELMNGEYIPGDIEVWDPRRQPYSDNPCRHNNGNCSDLCLLSTDASGYSCACPTGVKLIDNYTCAKRPEELLLIVQRNEICRLSLDSPDYTNFVLPLSGIKHAIAIDFDPVDEMLYWTDEKARAIRRAFLDGSGQEDIVTTEVTNPDGIAIDWIARNMYWTDTGTDRIEVARLNGTSRKVLINEDLLEPRAIALAPQLGWMFWTDWNEKRPKIERSNLDGSERTLLISKDIVWPNGIALDLERRKIYWCDAKMDKIEVCNMDGSDRREVITDNLPHLFGLSLLGDYLYWTDWQRRSIDRAHKLTGSDREVIVEQVPNVMGVKAVHLGNIEGSNPCARDNGGCSHLCLNRPGDNYVCACQIGYELTKDKRTCVVPDAFLLFSRKDNIGRISIENANNDNIIPVTGVKEASALDFDISQNRIYWTDVKAKAITRAFINGSEVERIVDLGLETPEGLAVDWISHNLYWSDTGTRRIEVIRLEGSSRKVLIWQDLVEPRCLTLDPGRGHMYWSEWGKSGSIERAGLDGTARQVMISNIGRTHGLTIDHSANKLYWADLFTPAIDSFDLKTSKRRAVIKQDIVYPFGITQYLDYIYWTDWNTGDIERANKTTGANRTKIHNKLESVTDILVFHASRQAGWNPCAVNNGECSDICIALPDSNGNPSQSHRCTCPTHYNLAADNKTCIAPRNFMVYSLRNVMGRLLPDIDDCPDVVLRVQGIRNVRSIEFDPITQHIYWIDGRTMSVRKALENRTHASVVIPGGTGSHPFDLALDPLGRLLFWSCSECDAINVTRLDNGSSLGVVVQGDGEKPRNIAVHPEKRLLFWTDIGGKMKVMQSSMDGKDRIIIATDLSQPTALVVDTATDQIFWAHGRQIEFCDIDGKNRRALVSVEEQGSIAYLATLNDHLYWFNRENQVVERVNKSTGANRRMMMNKPLSDLVTVRTPDDHVMESHVCSPFRDYGGCSHFCIGSGASVRCSCPLFLVLAEDGRTCRAAPACGADHFTCADSASALAKDCIPATWKCDGQPDCSDGSDELGCPACGQDQFRCQSGQCIDVSWVCDGTPQCQDGFDEAHCCQPGQFKCAVTLACIAGSALCDGWENCADGSDESAHACTSTNNRRQEIGAAVETGKSAYLIVVLVLVGVLSTAVLGYYYCRKKIAGNDELPDICLHDSAGDPLSPKPGRSGKPVLMHKNGVKDLKAGLKTMRMSSLTASSIGSSYDRSHITGASSSTRGSSAGGYPQETLNPPPSPATTANSTRCSSSNASRYRPYRYYRSINQPPPPTPCSTDVCDESDSNYPQLARYRYESEPGPPPPTPRSVYHSDTAYSCPPSPSSRSSTYFSPLPPPPSPAP